One region of Wyeomyia smithii strain HCP4-BCI-WySm-NY-G18 chromosome 3, ASM2978416v1, whole genome shotgun sequence genomic DNA includes:
- the LOC129731530 gene encoding sulfide:quinone oxidoreductase, mitochondrial, with amino-acid sequence MNSIRMCNVVRYNLLKGDILFRGLATSSVLNDNHKCQVLIVGGGAGGCSVAAKLSNKLGKGKVIILEPAENHYYQPMFTLIGGGIKTLNDSFRPMSTVLPALAKWVKDSAAKFEPENNIVYTEKGDKIEYEFLLIATGVQLNYNKIPGLVEALSIPKGKVCSNYSPKYVNRTFEALQAFKAGDAIFTFPNSPVKCPGAPQKIMYIADHYLRKTKKRHHANVVYNTSLAVLFGVKHYADALWKVVDKRGIQVNLRTNLIEVLPTKNQAIFENLDNPQEKITLDFELLHVTPPMSAPDVLAACKSLVTDTGFVDVNKDTMQHTKFANVFAIGDCSSSPNSKTAASVAAQSQVVYKNMLAVMNGHTPMKVFDGYASCPLVTGYNSCILAEFDYSLTPLETFPIDQSKERYSMFIMKKDIMPPLYWHLLLNGLWNGPGFARKCMHLKW; translated from the exons ATGAATTCGATTAGAATGTGTAACGTGGTGCGATATAATTTGTTAAAAGGAGATATTCTATTTCGAGGACTTGCTACGTCAAGCGTGCTCAACGATAACCACAA ATGCCAAGTGTTAATCGTTGGGGGTGGAGCTGGTGGTTGCTCAGTTGCCGCAAAATTATCCAACAAACTGGGCAAAGGAAAGGTTATCATTTTGGAACCAGCTGAA AACCATTATTATCAACCAATGTTCACACTGATCGGTGGTGGAATTAAGACATTGAACGATAGCTTCCGGCCGATGTCCACTGTTCTGCCTGCTCTCGCAAAGTGGGTGAAGGATTCCGCTGCCAAGTTTGAACCAGAAAATAATATCGTTTATACAGAAAAGGGCGATAAGATCGAGTATGAGTTTTTATTGATTGCTACGGGTGTTCAATTGAACTACAACAAAATACCAGGCCTAGTGGAGGCTCTTTCGATTCCGAAGGGTAAAGTCTGCTCCAATTATTCACCAAAGTATGTGAACCGAACTTTTGAAGCACTTCAGGCGTTCAAAGCGGGTGACGCCATATTCACCTTCCCCAATAGTCCCGTGAAATGTCCAGGGGCTCCACAGAAGATTATGTATATCGCCGATCACTATTTGCGTAAG ACTAAAAAGCGACATCATGCCAATGTTGTCTACAATACATCGCTGGCGGTGTTATTCGGAGTAAAACACTACGCTGATGCTCTTTGGAAAGTTGTCGACAAGCGTGGCATTCAGGTCAACCTGCGGACAAACCTAATTGAAGTACTCCCCACCAAAAATCAAGCCATATTTGAAAATCTTGACAACCCTCAGGAAAAGATTACTCTTGAT tTTGAACTACTGCATGTTACCCCTCCAATGAGCGCTCCAGATGTTTTAGCAGCGTGCAAAAGCCTTGTCACGGATACAGGATTTGTTGATGTAAACAAGGATACCATGCAACATACAAAGTTTGCCAATGTCTTTGCTATTGGCGATTGTTCATCTAGTCCAAACTCTAAAACTGCCGCTTCTGTTG CTGCACAGTCTCAAGTTGTATACAAAAATATGCTCGCAGTGATGAATGGACATACGCCAATGAAAGTGTTCGATGGTTATGCTTCCTGTCCACTGGTTACCGGGTACAACAGTTGTATTCTAGCTGAATTCGACTACAGTTTGACACCACTGGAAACTTTCCCCATCGACCAGAGCAAAGAACGCTATTCGATGTTTATCATGAAAAAGGACATTATGCCACCACTATACTGGCATCTACTGTTGAACGGGTTGTGGAATGGGCCCGGTTTTGCCAGAAAGTGTATGCATTTGAAATGGTAG
- the LOC129731531 gene encoding seipin, whose amino-acid sequence MPLGRIILNILDPFHLIRNYLLKPLAVTGIVFAEEYKRKTSAGVQSTKNIVLRLIAVVLIGLSVVWASIFMYAYFYYSYMPTVSHVKDVYLSYGQCQAESKCPQYPTDTVELTKKQQLLMIGQPYRVILYLEMPESEQNHKTGMFTICAAMQDHSGTQTIKSCRLSMLHYKSDLLKLLSTVVFAPFLIMGYREEKQMVAIELFTNFEDNQAHPATSVDITILSSSVQFYSAQLHITANFSGLRYLMFNWPILSAIIGITTNLFFILIVCILSWYHWDDNEWMVEIKDRYQQIIKKSKTAVFESQHSDIQKQQPMLEKADEEIEDISSFKDDLGLTS is encoded by the exons ATGCCACTCGGGAGGAttatattaaatattttggACCCGTTCCATCTGATACGAAATTATCTATTGAAACCATTGGCTGTAACTGGAATCGTGTTCGCGGAAGAGTACAAGCGAAAAACCAGTGCTGGAGTGCAATCAACGAAAAACATTGTTTTGCGTCTCATTGCTGTTGTGCTAATTGGACTGTCTGTTGTGTGGGCCTCGATATTTATGTACGCTTATTTCTACTACTCGTACATGCCTACTGTGTCGCATGTGAAGGATGTATATCTCAGCTATGG ACAATGTCAAGCAGAATCGAAATGTCCCCAATATCCCACAGATACGGTGGAGCTAACAAAAAAACAGCAGCTACTTATGATAGGACAACCATACCGAGTTATTCTTTATCTGGAAATGCCAGAATCAGAACAAAACCATAAAACAG GTATGTTCACTATCTGCGCGGCTATGCAGGATCATTCTGGCACTCAAACGATAAAGTCCTGTCGGCTCTCTATGCTACACTACAAATCTGATCTGCTGAAATTACTGTCTACGGTGGTGTTCGCACCATTTTTAATCATGGGGTACCGTGAGGAAAAGCAAATGGTTGCGATAGAATTATTTACCAATTTCGAAGATAATCAAGCACATCCGGCCACCAGTGTCGACATAACCATTCTCTCTAGTAGTGTGCAGTTCTACTCTGCACAATTGCACATCACTGCCAACTTTTCGGGGCTGCGATATCTTATGTTCAACTGGCCTATCCTTTCGGCTATCATTG gcATCACCactaatttgtttttcattctaATTGTCTGTATTTTGAGCTGGTACCATTGGGACGATAATGAATGGATGGTTGAAATAAAGGATCGATATCAACAGATTAttaaaaaatctaaaactgcAGTATTTGAATCACAGCACTCTGATATACAGAAACAACAACCCATGCTGGAGAAAGCTGATGAAGAAAttgaagatatttctagttttaaagATGATTTAGGACTAACCAGTTAA
- the LOC129732192 gene encoding uncharacterized protein LOC129732192 isoform X1, translating to MDIKHTPLEKSESSSTISIGQFEGFHDKTDTGFKNLTKKCHIPFRDQDEFSAKLNSKVASCSVSASLESGLSFIRHNIYTIDELTEDSGLSFAKVRRTTSSEDELMQRLEKLKQVTTAARAVRRPVSRKGPDMKPNSSWSTRLNYREVISAKFDLMERFLKDQQEEQQDVIGSDESTGQPHTKSRPVSEKNRVISKLCCSCVSGQ from the exons ATGGATATAAAACATACTCCTTTAGAAAAGTCCGAATCATCATCAACCATATCGATCGGCCAGTTTGAAGGTTTTCACGACAAAACAGACACAGGATTTAAAAACCTTACCAAGAAATGCCACATTCCGTTTCGAGATCAAGATGAATTTAGTGCCAAATTGAATTCAAAAGTTGCTTCGTGCTCTGTAAGTGCGTCACTTGAAAGTGGCTTGTCGTTTATACGGCATAATATTTACACAATCGATGAACTTACCGAAGATTCAGGTTTATCGTTTGCTAAAGTTAGACGGACTACATCTAGTGAAGATGAACTTATGCAGAGATTAGAAAAACTAAAACAAGTTACTACCGCTGCCCGAGCTGTACGACGACCAGTAAGTCGGAAAGGCCCTGATATGAA GCCGAATTCATCCTGGTCAACACGGTTGAATTACAGAGAAGTAATATCAGCAAAATTCGATTTGATGGAGCGTTTTTTAAAGGATCAACAAGAGGAGCAACAGGATGTTATAGGTAGTGATGAATCCACAGGGCAACCACACACTAAGTCAAGACCTGTTTCGGAGAAAAACCGAGTAATTAGCAAATTGTGTTGCTCTTGTGTATCAGGGCAGTGA
- the LOC129732192 gene encoding uncharacterized protein LOC129732192 isoform X2, which yields MDIKHTPLEKSESSSTISIGQFEGFHDKTDTGFKNLTKKCHIPFRDQDEFSAKLNSKVASCSVSASLESGLSFIRHNIYTIDELTEDSGLSFAKVRRTTSSEDELMQRLEKLKQVTTAARAVRRPAEFILVNTVELQRSNISKIRFDGAFFKGSTRGATGCYR from the exons ATGGATATAAAACATACTCCTTTAGAAAAGTCCGAATCATCATCAACCATATCGATCGGCCAGTTTGAAGGTTTTCACGACAAAACAGACACAGGATTTAAAAACCTTACCAAGAAATGCCACATTCCGTTTCGAGATCAAGATGAATTTAGTGCCAAATTGAATTCAAAAGTTGCTTCGTGCTCTGTAAGTGCGTCACTTGAAAGTGGCTTGTCGTTTATACGGCATAATATTTACACAATCGATGAACTTACCGAAGATTCAGGTTTATCGTTTGCTAAAGTTAGACGGACTACATCTAGTGAAGATGAACTTATGCAGAGATTAGAAAAACTAAAACAAGTTACTACCGCTGCCCGAGCTGTACGACGACCA GCCGAATTCATCCTGGTCAACACGGTTGAATTACAGAGAAGTAATATCAGCAAAATTCGATTTGATGGAGCGTTTTTTAAAGGATCAACAAGAGGAGCAACAGGATGTTATAGGTAG